One Thiohalomonas denitrificans DNA segment encodes these proteins:
- a CDS encoding BTAD domain-containing putative transcriptional regulator has translation MPELRSPTGRQTFRRRVIEAIARQFQISTHLVLLEAQAGQGKTTAARQFAHFHRGPSIWYSLTVADHDPVVLLSGLHASFSRSVPGFRAQLLEEVLEKGTITPAEHPRAVDMLIEGLGHDGKEECYLIIDDIHLLEPQCASATLLRRLTESKAEGLHLLLLSREPVFPILGITGESRLVGRLENPALAFTAAEIAELYATTFDLSLRRADVAHLARFTEGWAMGLALLASSLPEGGRLDWLPEGPLAALHGGQIPDYFRAQLVNRLPERERIGLLELSLLDTIPMALGERLTPNLDLDTLVERNFFLRRMEGDPDRYVFHHLFHDSLRRLAGDVLSDERHQAVLGEAARWHQIQGESGRALHYLLRSGAYAQADRVARENGLELMARNRTVTVHDLLHHLAEEVLSAYPWLAYLYAVSSFNTDPPKAYGYLQKAQERFSQQKDGVGELLATSQLMYFHMTVDAHYQRVLPLLERATKLFRLYGDALSAPMQVQCAQYLSFANAQTDRDMDEAADYSAFALRLAEKHGLTDAVANISVGRGYEGSLRGDWIRFAKNIEYAYPLQSSPRVTAFTKFLMHFTQANLLHHLGDFMNYRHQRERLERMLSGNLFARTICRPLLATYDADMAMAEGRNEDAARILDEALHGDHASTSPHMRSQFLHYRACIAALRGDRNGVEADAAEAIRLRAEAGHPYHKYRNHLLVGHAYARIGEQKKAEYHIELVLAYAERQGVHSFKPLAWFLLAWLRLAEDDIPEALKVLGQALGYMRQHNYMYFFGWEPGMMRRLLAIAVAHGVEADYARRLAAERLDYAVLGNGETIPRMKIHTFGGLSLSVPGHGQINGATLSPTQRQLLALLITAPQGALSYDEIQLALWPDIAPGKVRARLDTNLARLRKTLAAAFGEIVMSHYLVLENKQLRLVHCHIDVFEFGRFARKGLTHARRREHWRAENAFRIAHSHWQGPFLPDLAGSDRYRTELTQLYISSAMAWIDTLVIAGSERDALEVATAAVCQQPTDPVLVGALYDLSTRTQGPASAQRVLREYEKALHEEGNTREEIAELMEELWEQRETA, from the coding sequence ATGCCGGAACTCCGTTCGCCAACGGGACGTCAGACGTTCCGCCGGCGAGTAATTGAGGCGATAGCCCGGCAATTTCAGATCAGTACCCATCTGGTATTGCTGGAGGCCCAGGCGGGGCAGGGCAAGACGACGGCAGCCCGCCAATTCGCCCATTTCCATCGCGGTCCCTCAATCTGGTACTCCCTGACGGTTGCCGACCATGACCCCGTGGTCCTTCTTTCCGGGCTGCACGCCAGTTTCTCCCGGTCTGTACCAGGGTTTCGTGCCCAATTGCTGGAGGAGGTACTGGAAAAGGGCACCATTACACCGGCCGAGCATCCGCGCGCAGTCGATATGCTGATTGAAGGCTTGGGGCATGACGGCAAGGAAGAGTGCTATCTCATCATCGACGATATCCATCTACTGGAACCGCAATGCGCATCTGCCACTCTCCTGCGCCGACTAACAGAGAGCAAAGCCGAAGGGCTGCACCTGCTCCTGCTCTCCCGGGAGCCCGTTTTTCCCATATTGGGGATAACCGGGGAGAGTCGGCTGGTGGGGAGACTCGAAAACCCGGCCCTCGCCTTTACGGCGGCTGAAATCGCCGAACTCTACGCCACTACCTTCGACCTCTCCTTGCGCCGGGCCGATGTGGCTCACCTCGCACGTTTTACGGAAGGGTGGGCAATGGGACTGGCGCTGCTTGCCTCCAGCCTGCCGGAAGGTGGTCGGCTCGATTGGCTCCCGGAAGGACCGCTTGCCGCCTTGCATGGCGGGCAGATTCCCGACTACTTCCGGGCTCAACTCGTTAATCGGCTTCCGGAACGGGAGCGTATCGGCCTGCTGGAGCTGTCCCTGCTGGATACTATTCCGATGGCCTTGGGAGAACGGCTCACGCCCAATCTGGATCTCGACACACTGGTGGAGCGCAACTTTTTTCTACGGCGTATGGAAGGCGACCCCGACCGTTATGTCTTTCATCATCTTTTTCACGACAGTTTGCGTCGGCTGGCCGGTGATGTCTTGTCCGATGAGCGACACCAGGCGGTGCTCGGGGAGGCGGCCCGGTGGCACCAGATTCAGGGTGAGAGCGGGAGGGCGCTGCACTATCTCCTGCGCTCGGGCGCCTATGCACAGGCCGACCGGGTCGCCCGGGAGAACGGACTGGAACTGATGGCGCGCAACCGTACGGTCACCGTCCACGATCTCTTGCACCACCTGGCGGAGGAGGTCCTGTCAGCCTATCCCTGGCTCGCCTATCTCTACGCGGTCTCCTCGTTCAACACCGATCCCCCGAAAGCCTACGGGTATTTGCAGAAAGCGCAGGAGCGATTCAGTCAGCAAAAGGATGGAGTCGGAGAGCTACTCGCCACGAGTCAGCTGATGTACTTTCACATGACGGTAGATGCCCACTACCAGCGCGTGTTGCCGCTTCTGGAGCGGGCGACGAAACTGTTTCGGTTGTACGGTGACGCTCTTTCCGCTCCCATGCAGGTGCAGTGTGCACAATATCTATCGTTTGCGAACGCCCAGACGGATCGGGATATGGATGAAGCGGCAGACTATTCTGCATTCGCCCTGCGCCTGGCCGAAAAGCACGGACTCACCGACGCCGTGGCGAACATTTCAGTCGGGAGGGGCTATGAAGGAAGTCTGCGCGGAGACTGGATCCGGTTTGCGAAAAACATCGAGTACGCCTACCCGCTGCAGAGCAGTCCCCGGGTAACCGCCTTTACCAAGTTCCTGATGCATTTCACTCAAGCCAACCTGCTGCACCATTTGGGTGACTTCATGAATTATCGGCACCAGCGTGAACGGCTGGAACGGATGCTGAGTGGAAACCTGTTTGCCCGCACCATCTGTCGACCCTTGTTGGCCACTTACGATGCCGACATGGCGATGGCTGAAGGAAGAAACGAAGATGCCGCACGCATTCTCGATGAGGCGTTACACGGAGATCACGCCTCCACCAGTCCGCACATGCGCAGCCAGTTTCTGCACTACCGGGCCTGCATCGCCGCCCTGAGGGGCGATCGGAACGGCGTAGAGGCCGATGCCGCCGAAGCGATCCGACTGCGTGCCGAGGCGGGGCACCCCTATCACAAGTACCGGAATCACCTGCTGGTCGGGCACGCCTACGCCCGCATCGGTGAACAGAAGAAGGCCGAATACCACATCGAACTTGTTCTTGCGTACGCGGAGCGCCAGGGAGTGCACTCTTTCAAGCCGCTGGCCTGGTTTCTGCTCGCCTGGCTCAGGCTCGCAGAAGACGATATCCCGGAAGCCTTGAAGGTGCTGGGGCAGGCGCTTGGGTATATGCGCCAACACAATTACATGTACTTCTTCGGTTGGGAACCGGGAATGATGCGTCGACTCCTCGCCATTGCGGTCGCCCATGGGGTCGAGGCGGACTATGCACGGCGCCTCGCAGCTGAACGTCTGGACTATGCGGTTCTGGGAAATGGCGAAACGATACCTCGGATGAAGATCCATACCTTTGGCGGATTGAGCCTGTCGGTTCCCGGCCATGGCCAGATCAACGGAGCAACTCTGTCACCCACCCAGCGTCAGCTACTTGCCCTGCTAATCACAGCCCCACAGGGTGCCCTGAGCTATGACGAGATCCAGCTCGCGCTGTGGCCGGACATTGCCCCGGGAAAGGTTCGTGCCCGTCTGGACACCAATCTCGCACGGTTGCGCAAAACCCTCGCGGCGGCCTTTGGGGAGATCGTCATGTCCCATTACCTGGTACTTGAAAACAAGCAGCTTCGCCTGGTCCACTGTCATATCGATGTGTTCGAGTTTGGTCGTTTTGCCCGCAAGGGACTGACCCATGCTCGACGACGGGAGCATTGGCGTGCAGAAAATGCCTTTCGCATAGCGCACAGCCATTGGCAGGGACCGTTCCTGCCCGATTTGGCGGGGTCCGATCGCTATCGAACCGAGCTGACCCAGCTTTACATCAGCAGTGCAATGGCCTGGATTGATACGTTGGTTATCGCCGGCAGCGAGCGCGATGCGCTGGAGGTTGCGACCGCGGCGGTCTGCCAGCAACCGACCGACCCGGTGCTGGTGGGTGCGCTTTATGATCTCTCAACACGGACGCAGGGGCCGGCTAGCGCCCAGCGTGTGTTGAGGGAATACGAAAAAGCCCTGCATGAAGAGGGTAACACCCGTGAGGAGATCGCCGAACTCATGGAAGAACTGTGGGAGCAGCGTGAAACTGCCTGA
- a CDS encoding ABC-F family ATPase, which translates to MLTTANITIQFGAKPLFENISVKFGDGNRYGLIGANGCGKSTLMKILGGDLEPTSGNVSLDTNERLGKLRQDQFGFEEHSVLDAVIMGHEELWQVKHERDRIYSLPEMSEADGMKVADLEVQFAEYDGYTAEARAGELLLGVGIPVEQHAGPMSAIAPGWKLRVLLAQALFSDPDILLLDEPTNNLDINTIRWLEDMLNARNSTMIIISHDRHFLNSVCTHMADLDYGELRVYPGNYDEYMTAATQAREQLYADNAKKKAQIAELQTFVSRFSANASKAKQATSRARQIEKIKLDDIKPSSRQNPFIRFQQEKKLHRNALEVEGLGKGFDGQPLFSDLNMLVEVGERIAVIGPNGIGKTTLLRCLVGDLESDTGRVKSSENASIGYFAQDHAADFSNDMPLFDWISLWGQEGDDEQVFRGTLGRLLFSQDEIKKSVKVISGGEQGRMLFGKLMLQRPNVMVMDEPTNHLDMESIESLNLALENYEGTLIFVSHDREFVSSLATRIIELTPDGVIDFSGTYEEYLRSREAA; encoded by the coding sequence GTGCTCACCACCGCGAATATCACCATACAGTTTGGCGCCAAGCCGCTTTTTGAAAACATCTCCGTCAAGTTCGGCGACGGCAACCGCTATGGCCTCATCGGTGCCAACGGCTGCGGCAAGTCGACGCTGATGAAGATCCTCGGAGGGGACCTGGAGCCGACCTCCGGCAATGTGAGCCTCGATACCAACGAACGCCTGGGCAAGCTGCGTCAGGATCAGTTCGGCTTTGAGGAGCACAGTGTGCTGGACGCCGTCATTATGGGCCATGAAGAGCTCTGGCAGGTGAAGCACGAGCGCGATCGCATCTATTCGCTGCCCGAGATGAGCGAAGCGGACGGCATGAAGGTGGCGGATCTGGAGGTGCAGTTCGCCGAGTACGATGGCTACACCGCCGAGGCGCGCGCCGGTGAACTACTGCTCGGCGTGGGCATCCCGGTCGAACAGCACGCCGGCCCCATGAGTGCCATCGCCCCCGGCTGGAAGCTGCGTGTACTGCTGGCACAGGCGCTGTTCTCCGACCCGGATATCCTGCTGCTGGACGAGCCGACCAATAACCTGGACATCAACACCATCCGCTGGCTGGAGGATATGCTCAACGCGCGCAACAGCACGATGATCATCATCTCCCATGACCGCCACTTCCTGAACAGCGTCTGCACGCATATGGCGGATCTGGATTATGGCGAACTGCGCGTCTATCCCGGCAACTATGACGAGTACATGACTGCGGCTACCCAGGCTCGTGAGCAGCTGTATGCCGACAATGCCAAAAAGAAGGCGCAGATTGCCGAGCTCCAGACCTTCGTCAGCCGCTTCTCTGCCAATGCCTCCAAGGCCAAGCAGGCCACTTCGCGCGCACGCCAGATCGAGAAGATCAAACTCGATGATATCAAGCCCTCCAGCCGTCAGAACCCCTTCATCCGCTTTCAGCAGGAGAAGAAGCTGCACCGCAACGCCCTGGAGGTGGAGGGGCTCGGCAAGGGGTTCGATGGACAACCACTATTCAGCGATCTGAACATGCTGGTCGAAGTCGGCGAGCGCATCGCCGTCATCGGCCCCAACGGCATCGGCAAGACCACGCTGCTGCGCTGTCTGGTGGGAGACCTGGAGAGCGATACCGGCCGGGTGAAATCTTCCGAGAACGCCAGTATCGGCTACTTCGCCCAGGACCACGCTGCCGACTTCTCCAATGACATGCCCCTGTTCGACTGGATCTCACTCTGGGGCCAGGAGGGAGACGACGAGCAGGTGTTCCGAGGCACTCTGGGCCGACTGCTGTTCTCCCAGGACGAGATCAAGAAGTCGGTCAAAGTGATCTCCGGCGGCGAACAGGGGCGCATGCTGTTCGGGAAACTGATGCTGCAACGTCCCAATGTCATGGTCATGGACGAGCCGACCAACCATCTGGACATGGAATCCATCGAGTCGCTGAACCTGGCACTGGAGAACTACGAAGGTACACTCATCTTCGTCAGCCATGACCGCGAATTCGTCTCCTCGCTGGCGACCCGCATCATCGAACTGACGCCGGACGGCGTCATCGATTTCAGCGGTACCTACGAGGAGTATCTGCGCAGCCGTGAGGCTGCCTGA
- a CDS encoding NAD(P)-dependent alcohol dehydrogenase — protein MTEKMKAAVFVEPGRIVLEDKPVPAPGPNDALVRITTTTICGTDIHILKGEYPVEKGLTIGHEPVGVIEKLGANVAGYREGQRVIAGAICPTGYSNASLDGLHSQDGGAGAHGLKPLGGWRFGNTIDGCQAEYVVVPDAMANLALVPEGITDEQVLMCPDIMSTGFVGAERGRVRIGDMVAIFAQGPIGLCATAGARLSGASTIIAVESVPERKEMARKMGADHVVDFKKVDPVDEIRRITDGRGVDVSIEALGMQSTFEAALRVLKPGGTLSSLGVYSKDLSIPLDALHAGLGDNQIITSLCPGGKERMRRMMNVIEGGRVDLEPLVTHRFKLDDIEAAYDLFGNQRDGVLKVAISP, from the coding sequence ATGACGGAAAAAATGAAGGCTGCCGTATTCGTAGAGCCGGGGCGCATCGTTCTCGAGGATAAACCTGTGCCGGCCCCCGGCCCGAATGACGCATTGGTACGAATCACCACCACCACCATCTGCGGGACCGATATCCATATCCTCAAGGGCGAATATCCGGTCGAAAAGGGTCTGACGATTGGTCACGAACCGGTGGGCGTTATCGAGAAACTGGGGGCCAACGTCGCCGGCTACCGGGAGGGTCAACGGGTTATCGCCGGTGCCATCTGTCCGACCGGATACTCCAATGCGTCGCTGGACGGACTGCACTCCCAGGATGGCGGTGCCGGTGCCCACGGTTTGAAGCCTCTGGGGGGCTGGCGCTTCGGCAACACCATCGACGGCTGTCAGGCCGAATACGTGGTCGTACCGGATGCGATGGCCAATCTGGCACTGGTGCCGGAGGGGATCACCGATGAACAGGTGCTCATGTGCCCCGATATCATGTCGACGGGGTTTGTCGGAGCGGAGCGGGGACGGGTCCGTATCGGCGACATGGTGGCCATATTCGCCCAGGGGCCGATTGGTCTCTGCGCGACGGCCGGCGCCAGACTCTCCGGTGCCAGCACCATCATCGCGGTCGAATCGGTGCCCGAGCGCAAGGAGATGGCACGAAAGATGGGCGCGGACCACGTGGTCGACTTCAAGAAAGTCGACCCGGTTGATGAGATTCGCCGAATCACCGATGGACGCGGGGTCGATGTCTCCATCGAGGCGCTTGGAATGCAGTCCACCTTCGAGGCGGCCCTTCGCGTTCTCAAACCGGGCGGCACGCTATCGAGCCTCGGTGTCTACTCGAAGGATCTGTCCATTCCGCTCGATGCCTTGCACGCCGGACTGGGTGACAACCAGATCATCACGTCACTCTGTCCGGGCGGCAAGGAGCGCATGCGACGAATGATGAACGTCATCGAGGGTGGGCGCGTCGACCTCGAGCCGCTGGTGACGCACCGTTTCAAGCTTGACGATATCGAAGCGGCCTATGACCTGTTCGGAAACCAGCGGGACGGTGTCCTGAAGGTCGCCATCTCACCCTGA
- a CDS encoding TetR/AcrR family transcriptional regulator, translating into MGRNSDTRDRLVEAAIDLIYARSFGAVGVQEICARARVQKGSFYHFFRSKQELAMAAIDVLWQRLQVEVFDPAFADDVPPLERIARFFTLSARFQRNQAKVSGHVLGCPFGNLALEMSTQDEVIRGRVDAVFRLAERRIEQALEAALADGSAPHIDPPSAARAVFAFMEGALLMAKTRNDAKAVSTLGRSALALLTAGGKQSARAG; encoded by the coding sequence ATGGGAAGGAACAGTGACACACGGGATCGGCTCGTCGAAGCCGCCATCGACCTCATTTATGCTCGTAGCTTCGGCGCGGTGGGCGTGCAGGAGATCTGTGCCCGCGCCCGGGTCCAGAAGGGCAGCTTCTATCATTTTTTTCGCTCCAAGCAGGAGTTGGCGATGGCGGCCATCGACGTGCTGTGGCAGCGACTCCAGGTGGAGGTGTTTGATCCGGCCTTCGCGGATGATGTGCCGCCGCTGGAACGGATCGCGCGGTTTTTTACACTCAGTGCCCGATTCCAGCGTAACCAGGCGAAAGTCTCCGGCCATGTGCTCGGTTGTCCCTTCGGCAATCTCGCTCTGGAGATGAGCACTCAGGACGAAGTGATACGCGGCCGGGTGGACGCTGTGTTCAGGCTCGCTGAGCGGCGCATTGAACAGGCGCTGGAGGCGGCCCTGGCCGATGGTTCGGCGCCTCATATCGATCCGCCGTCGGCCGCTCGGGCGGTGTTCGCCTTTATGGAAGGGGCGCTGCTTATGGCCAAGACGCGCAATGACGCGAAAGCGGTCTCGACCCTGGGACGTTCGGCACTGGCATTGCTAACGGCAGGCGGGAAGCAATCGGCACGGGCCGGCTGA
- a CDS encoding SPFH domain-containing protein — MERFLDFGSLLAIGFALAVVIIILKTARIVPQRSNFVVERLGKYSRTLDSGFHILIPFIDKVAYQHTLKEEVIDVPQQACVTRDNIQVGIDAILYIQVIDAHKASYGVDHYRNAATQLAQTTMRSVIGQTDLDKTFEERAKINEEVVRALDEAASPWGIKVLRYEISDIELPESIKGALEQQMRAERERRAAIARSEGERQAMINVSEGQKQEVINLSEATKQKQINEAEGRAQEIQLIAEATAVGLSRIAQAIQQPSGKDAVSLRIAEQYVGAFSKLARTNNSMIIPAELSSIGGAVAGLSEVLKHANREKAGIGERQG, encoded by the coding sequence ATGGAAAGGTTTCTCGACTTTGGCTCCCTGTTGGCAATCGGCTTCGCACTGGCCGTTGTCATTATTATCCTCAAGACCGCGCGGATTGTGCCCCAGCGTTCGAATTTCGTAGTGGAGCGTCTGGGCAAATACTCCCGGACCCTCGATTCCGGGTTCCATATCCTGATCCCCTTCATCGACAAGGTGGCCTACCAACACACGCTGAAAGAAGAAGTGATCGATGTGCCCCAGCAAGCCTGTGTCACTCGGGACAACATTCAGGTGGGTATCGATGCCATCCTGTACATTCAGGTCATCGATGCGCACAAGGCCAGTTACGGTGTCGACCACTATCGCAATGCCGCGACGCAGTTGGCGCAGACCACCATGCGTTCGGTCATTGGCCAAACCGATCTGGACAAAACCTTCGAGGAGCGGGCGAAGATCAACGAAGAGGTGGTTCGAGCACTGGATGAGGCCGCTTCACCCTGGGGCATTAAGGTATTGCGTTATGAGATCTCCGATATCGAGCTGCCGGAGAGCATCAAGGGGGCACTGGAGCAGCAGATGCGTGCCGAGCGCGAGCGCCGTGCGGCGATTGCCCGATCGGAGGGCGAACGCCAGGCCATGATCAATGTCTCCGAAGGCCAGAAGCAGGAGGTCATCAACCTCTCGGAGGCGACCAAGCAGAAGCAGATCAACGAGGCCGAAGGCCGCGCCCAGGAGATTCAGTTGATCGCCGAAGCCACCGCCGTAGGCTTGAGCAGGATCGCTCAGGCCATCCAGCAACCCAGCGGCAAAGATGCCGTCAGCCTGCGCATCGCCGAGCAGTATGTAGGTGCATTCAGCAAGCTCGCCAGGACCAACAACTCCATGATTATCCCCGCCGAACTCTCCAGTATCGGTGGCGCCGTCGCAGGGTTGTCGGAAGTGTTGAAGCATGCGAACCGGGAGAAAGCCGGTATTGGCGAGCGCCAGGGCTGA
- a CDS encoding NfeD family protein produces MSAATVWIIAGIVLILSELLATSIIAVFIGIGAITVGVLLQLGWIESLASQLTVFGLVSIISLVLARRQMKGWFGGFSTDQGEARSRFQRDIGERVTVQDDFVHGAGRVVLNGVAWDAVSEDELKAGDVAWVVSNEGIRLTVSSQRPRTKQ; encoded by the coding sequence ATGAGTGCCGCCACTGTCTGGATCATCGCCGGCATTGTTCTGATACTGTCCGAACTGCTCGCTACCAGCATCATCGCCGTTTTCATCGGCATCGGGGCGATTACCGTCGGAGTATTGCTGCAGCTGGGATGGATTGAGTCGCTGGCCTCGCAACTGACGGTTTTCGGGCTGGTGAGTATCATCAGCCTGGTGCTGGCGCGAAGGCAAATGAAGGGCTGGTTCGGTGGGTTCAGTACCGACCAGGGTGAAGCCCGGAGCCGGTTTCAAAGGGATATTGGTGAACGGGTGACCGTGCAGGATGACTTCGTCCACGGAGCGGGCCGTGTTGTGCTGAACGGCGTTGCCTGGGATGCCGTCTCCGAAGACGAACTGAAAGCGGGTGACGTCGCCTGGGTGGTGTCCAATGAAGGTATTCGCCTGACCGTATCATCACAACGGCCCCGAACGAAGCAGTAA
- a CDS encoding DUF2235 domain-containing protein: MKRIAVFADGTWNSPEHGGATNPLLMARAVRPDAGGVKQVTFYDWGVGTDRRLIAGGLSGEGVDKNIMDCYRFLVHNYERGDRLYFFGFSRGAYTVRSLAGFIRNCGLLRRQYAGQIPAAYRLYRSRSGNSRPSAPKCVAFRQKYAVADITPIEFVGVFDTVGSFGVPLPFWGTLGDRDYLFHDTEPSKIIRHARHAVAIDENRGDFEPTLWDQRSGLDIRQVWFAGTHSDIGGGYKEPGLSHCAGHWMLHEATAFGLQFESHLNDSLVPDPLDKLHNERKGLYLMRAEAIRQISGPLHVSARQRWDADARDYRQKSKALKRLLEAKEHDWSQIELVRTGIGRVESPVVPV; the protein is encoded by the coding sequence ATGAAACGGATAGCCGTATTCGCCGACGGAACCTGGAACTCACCGGAACATGGAGGCGCAACCAATCCACTACTGATGGCCAGGGCGGTCAGGCCGGATGCCGGCGGCGTTAAACAGGTAACGTTCTATGACTGGGGCGTCGGCACTGATCGAAGGCTGATTGCCGGGGGACTCTCGGGCGAGGGTGTCGACAAGAACATCATGGACTGTTACCGGTTCCTCGTACACAACTATGAGCGCGGGGATCGACTCTACTTTTTCGGGTTCAGCCGCGGCGCGTACACCGTCCGTTCACTGGCGGGATTCATTCGTAACTGCGGCCTGCTGCGACGCCAATACGCGGGGCAAATACCTGCCGCCTACCGCCTCTACCGAAGCCGTTCCGGAAACAGCAGACCCAGCGCCCCCAAGTGCGTCGCATTTCGGCAGAAGTATGCAGTAGCGGACATCACCCCCATCGAGTTCGTCGGTGTATTCGACACAGTGGGCTCCTTCGGCGTGCCACTGCCGTTCTGGGGCACGCTGGGAGACCGCGACTATCTGTTTCACGATACCGAGCCCAGCAAGATCATCCGGCATGCCCGGCACGCAGTGGCCATCGATGAAAATCGCGGGGACTTTGAACCCACCCTCTGGGATCAAAGGTCCGGGCTCGACATTCGGCAGGTCTGGTTCGCCGGCACCCACTCCGACATCGGCGGTGGCTACAAAGAGCCGGGGCTGAGCCACTGCGCCGGGCACTGGATGCTTCACGAAGCCACCGCCTTTGGACTGCAATTCGAATCCCACCTGAACGACTCCCTGGTACCGGACCCTCTGGACAAGCTTCACAACGAACGCAAAGGGCTCTACCTGATGCGGGCCGAAGCCATCCGTCAGATCAGCGGCCCACTGCATGTATCGGCCAGGCAGCGTTGGGACGCCGATGCCCGGGACTATCGTCAAAAAAGCAAGGCATTGAAGCGGCTACTGGAGGCGAAGGAGCACGATTGGTCGCAGATTGAATTGGTGAGGACCGGGATCGGAAGAGTAGAATCGCCCGTAGTGCCTGTTTAG
- a CDS encoding DUF4399 domain-containing protein produces the protein MTGKVLLLLFGTGLLVATGWAHEVPEGAEIRFLEPKDGAVLSNPVRVRMSVEGFGVAPVGENKHKAGHHHLLIDVDDPPLEGPVPADEHHLHFDGGEQTAEIDLAPGEHSLQLLLGDEEHESFYPPLLSDRIRITVTD, from the coding sequence GTGACGGGAAAGGTACTGCTTCTACTGTTCGGCACCGGCCTGCTGGTTGCCACCGGTTGGGCACATGAGGTGCCGGAGGGCGCCGAAATCCGTTTCCTGGAGCCCAAGGATGGAGCCGTTTTGTCCAATCCGGTCAGAGTACGGATGTCTGTCGAAGGGTTTGGCGTAGCGCCCGTGGGCGAGAACAAGCACAAAGCCGGCCACCATCACCTGTTGATTGATGTCGATGACCCTCCGCTTGAGGGACCAGTCCCGGCAGATGAGCATCATTTGCACTTCGATGGAGGCGAGCAGACGGCGGAAATCGACCTGGCTCCGGGCGAGCACTCCCTGCAACTGCTGCTCGGTGACGAAGAGCACGAGAGCTTCTATCCGCCGCTGCTTTCCGACCGCATCCGCATCACGGTAACGGATTGA
- a CDS encoding c-type cytochrome, translated as MRIALVLVVALLASLAVLDWMAPDAESRRDSAAMPLESGAGDPGAGAQLFEAECIQCHGADLKGTQEGPPLIHPYYRPDHHADLAFYMAIRDGVVQHHWNFGDMPPVPVIDRDQARDIVTFIRQAQREAGLLDDTGDVAAQ; from the coding sequence ATGCGTATTGCACTTGTACTGGTAGTTGCACTGCTTGCGTCCCTGGCCGTGCTGGACTGGATGGCGCCGGATGCCGAGTCCCGTCGGGATTCAGCGGCCATGCCACTGGAATCGGGCGCCGGGGATCCTGGAGCGGGAGCGCAGCTGTTCGAGGCTGAATGTATTCAGTGCCACGGCGCCGATTTGAAAGGAACGCAAGAGGGGCCGCCCCTGATTCACCCCTATTACCGTCCCGATCACCACGCGGACCTGGCATTTTACATGGCCATCAGGGATGGTGTTGTCCAGCACCACTGGAACTTCGGCGACATGCCACCGGTACCGGTGATTGACCGGGACCAGGCGCGGGACATCGTGACGTTCATCCGACAGGCTCAGCGGGAGGCCGGTTTGCTCGATGATACCGGGGATGTGGCCGCGCAGTGA
- a CDS encoding exopolysaccharide biosynthesis protein, giving the protein MEGEQQPQNLEQLLDSIEQTTSDRDQITLEKVLEAVGRRSFGPILLVAGLVTVAPLVGDIPGVPTLMGLLVLLTGGQLVLQRDHFWLPHWMLKRTIRRDSLCRILGWLRPVARFMDRWSRPRLTKLTRGPGAYLVALACVIIAIGMPPMEVVPFSANGAGAALTAFGLGLVAHDGVLVLIALAVWLATLGSIIYNLI; this is encoded by the coding sequence ATGGAAGGTGAACAGCAGCCGCAGAATCTGGAGCAATTGCTGGACAGTATCGAGCAGACGACCAGCGATCGCGACCAGATTACCCTTGAGAAAGTCCTGGAGGCGGTGGGGCGGCGCTCGTTTGGGCCCATTCTGCTCGTTGCGGGTCTGGTAACGGTGGCGCCATTAGTGGGCGATATCCCGGGTGTACCCACCCTGATGGGGCTGCTTGTGCTTCTGACCGGCGGTCAACTGGTACTGCAACGGGACCATTTCTGGCTCCCGCACTGGATGCTGAAGCGGACCATCAGGCGCGACTCCCTGTGCAGGATTCTGGGCTGGTTGCGACCGGTGGCACGGTTTATGGATCGCTGGTCTCGACCGAGGCTAACCAAACTGACGCGGGGCCCTGGCGCCTACCTCGTGGCACTCGCCTGCGTCATCATCGCCATCGGCATGCCGCCTATGGAAGTGGTGCCCTTCAGCGCCAACGGAGCCGGCGCTGCATTGACCGCTTTCGGGCTGGGTCTGGTTGCCCATGATGGCGTCCTGGTGCTGATTGCGCTTGCCGTATGGCTGGCGACCCTCGGTTCGATTATCTACAACCTCATCTGA